From Danio rerio strain Tuebingen ecotype United States chromosome 7, GRCz12tu, whole genome shotgun sequence, the proteins below share one genomic window:
- the znf638 gene encoding zinc finger protein 638 isoform X3 has protein sequence MSHPLYNPRGGPFPSGQRPIVPSQYGLVSQPRMEMGAARLGPGTMSGSRAGLLGSSPFSMGQGQSQISTEIEAAIDRNLRGAREEVRIISQMLQQPKKADPRLRNDSMDEVLSSRGSGFSGSSRSDEVDWSMYQAPSKLFSSSMERPSSSSPVFKSAGFGGGPSGLSSQRPPEQRPNRYTSESATSILASFGLSNEDLELLSHYPDDQLTPDNLPFILRDIRMRKVKRDVDERPDYNKVIDYGHSRKFDYPEESSESYATEHLPKETPKYASKVSRPAFTASNITKQPQMCQSGPGPIHVSELHKPSPVDPRPTKTIPARPPASQPALTPSSRPPLQVPSQLGVLPMMSVDDMPGGPNWIPFLSPPVSMPPMKRLPTPTMMNDYSAATPRIFPHTCSLCNIECVQIKDWLEHQNTNVHIENCRRLRKQYPDWKVESVPVSRSESKSEHSSSKRHARSHSYSRSPSPKRHHESSSRRKRSRSRTRSRSRSRSRSRSRSRSRSRGSRRYRRSRSRTRSPHRKSRSSPYRRRSRSPPSQRARSPGYSRRSPRRSSPRRSSPSRQQRSSSSELLAMKLMSSPELSSIADSDTLKAMVKSLAPALLAELAKKKSSSTVSSSKGSSSSSRRSPPPKKTEYSSTSRTSTSKSHSTSKPNPKYAPGTSCLLRLLGLPIGTTSKDLTDAIEPFGKIYTAILLKAIREASVCMEREEDARALLNCKNLTIHGQVIKVCMEKDAETGRKYIKPEKVFKKKEATITKPIQIPKGKAANVVKVPQPAKAKEVTGFKPTQATKGKPTEMKKTVPAAKPKPPAKVPAETAVAKKVVKKEIPWRKNIVEITNLPEAGVTEEELTNLAKPYGFTETPVIAITQQRAYLQMPNTEAAEKMVKTFSETPAKVKEKEITVKMMMQPIDLNYTESVFRVLMGMEKSPEIMTLPERLLIVGNVPKALGPVKEVETVVKRYGIFKKVLHLNGRVIFEMENAASARAIFIRFVKFRCTLQDKVLSFQLAKPLKLKKKPDAKGAKPPAKPPAKPNTVKVQKPVAAAPAESAVKKDEKPSAAAKTVAPKEEDSIVISDNEVILIESDDEEKLKAKTTAAKLTEATKDSAVANANTAASENKVELNTQDTKESITVTPDAGSVKKELEAESSVTKVEPETIKKELEVESSASTSESAAESVNKELEVTETTVSVESGNADCHVESAVPASESAISVESVNGEHKEGSPASAIESGKADLEVKSASESAVLVESAKAEHELVSPESAIPVETTEQSEADSKKDQDVPQAEDAPKEPLSTSVEGKIEDEKLAEDREMELGTSGVSSEEMAVEPMETQSTEETAKDTDVKEDDCKPQEHIIDSEGQSKELTPTENVGADINPTTKAGANADASDSIPTSDPTSDLPSTSNQAFSNSTVPVTCASESPHVVPEPFLVNDQSLDFPPVTQEILKALELAVHQCRLQSSLKRAEEEAKQKAETEKKAAEKKTTKGQSGSKKPAQSTKKATPAQAKKMQAEKEKKSQSSGSKGKTTDTSSPEKESSSRYRTRGNSDEEGTTRRRGGSSGGSSLRSRRESSPPSKRTRGHDVDSRRPSRTHSRTRASVKEKEDESFSFNFDEFVTVDEVGDDAEDIVASTAESSAMDENIKDEPDPHTLTAQSEADKPKPTDSVVPSETSNSEINACVEELEAKAEETTQVDVDIAEEQESPEDSSDKPLETDIQCKTEKPCTVTETSSAETNTNDESLSAIKETSGIETLDELEPSHAVSSTQKEGSPPRSAETPEKLEDDHSEQPENSAPEMENKKEAADQTPELPCHDSLVTLDEVSEGEEDFIYETNEEQLLKADELPETLLTVDEVGDDETGIEEYQLEKDLQGLVTLDEVVDEEEFDPETLVTLDEAKGDDEELEQSESMPTSPRTTTPIIPEEPVKSPRQEDDASYLEELRKMNFVTVDEVGEEEEEEQPPCEEVKEEKPVKKRATRGRKRARQTPVRRSTRGKRGSAKVVEEPEEEEEPEATAEPEPVPEATIVESPPAAVESVALDVQPEQQKAEDMMVTDSLTAEVSEEDMIKSKDDVGSTKSETDTPDTADSNKKPTIKEESKERREIDPVEEPEAKRSRSQSPLIEDFTMPPFNPDNPIGIDFVIPRTGFFCKLCSLFYVNEDTAKKSHCSSLKHYQNMEKYYKKQKSQQQQGGSSSQSAASQGSASE, from the exons ATGTCGCATCCATTATACAATCCTCGTGGAGGACCTTTCCCCAGCGGTCAAAGACCCATCGTGCCCAGCCAATATGGTCTTGTGTCACAGCCTCGAATGGAGATGGGTGCAGCCCGTCTTGGCCCAGGTACCATGTCTGGTTCTCGTGCAGGATTGTTGGGCAGCTCGCCCTTCTCAATGGGACAAGGTCAGTCGCAGATTTCAACAGAAATCGAAGCTGCCATTGACCGTAACCTTCGGGGAGCCCGTGAGGAAGTGCGCATTATTTCGCAAATGCTCCAGCAACCCAAAAAAGCAGATCCTCGTCTGAGAAACGATTCCATGGATGAAGTGCTTTCCTCCAGGGGCAGCGGGTTTTCAGGGTCTTCGAGATCAGATGAGGTGGACTGGTCCATGTACCAAGCCCCAAGCAAGCTCTTTTCATCAAGCATGGAGCGCCCTTCCAGTTCCTCACCGGTGTTCAAGTCTGCAGGTTTTGGTGGAGGACCAAGTGGTTTGAGCAGCCAACGTCCGCCGGAACAGCGACCAAATCGCTACACTTCGGAAAGTGCCACCAGCATCCTAGCAAGCTTTGGACTTTCTAATGAAGACCTAGAACTTCTAAGCCACTACCCAGATGATCAGCTGACTCCTGACAACCTACCGTTTATTTTACGGGACATTCGTATGCGTAAGGTGAAGAGGGATGTTGATGAGAGACCAGACTACAATAAAGTCATTGACTATGGACATTCTAGAAAATTTGACTATCCTGAGGAGAGCTCAGAAAGTTACGCGACTGAACACCTTCCTAAAGAGACTCCAAAGTATGCTAGTAAGGTCtccagaccagccttcactgctAGTAACATCACAAAGCAACCTCAGATGTGCCAATCAGGTCCAGGCCCCATACATGTTTCAGAGCTTCATAAACCTTCACCAGTTGATCCGAGACCCACTAAGACGATCCCAGCGAGACCACCTGCTTCCCAGCCTGCTCTGACACCTTCCAGTCGACCTCCTCTCCAGGTACCATCTCAGCTTGGTGTTCTTCCTATGATGTCTGTTGATGACATGCCTGGAGGTCCCAACTGGATCCCGTTCCTGTCGCCACCAGTCAGCATGCCCCCAATGAAGAGGCTACCGACTCCAACCATGATGAATGATTACTCTGCAGCTACTCCAAGAATCTTTCCTCATACATGCTCTCTATGTAACATTGAATGTGTCCAGATTAAG GATTGGCTCGAACATCAGAACACAAATGTTCACATTGAGAACTGTAGGCGTCTTAGGAAACA atacccTGACTGGAAGGTCGAGTCTGTCCCTGTTTCAAG ATCTGAGTCCAAATCTGAACACAGCAGCTCAAAGCGGCACGCTCGATCACACTCATACTCCAGATCCCCCAGCCCAAAAAGACACCATGAGTCTTCAAGTCGACGCAAAAGATCGCGTTCCCGCACCCGGTCTCGATCTAGATCTAGATCTAGATCCAGATCCCGCTCGCGATCCCGCTCCCGTGGCTCTAGAAGGTATCGGCGTAGCAGAAGTCGCACCCGGTCCCCCCATAGGAAGTCTCGATCCAGTCCCTACAGACGGAGGTCTCGTAGTCCACCATCTCAACGGGCCAGATCTCCAGGTTACAGTAGGAGGTCTCCACGTCGCTCCAGTCCACGCCGGAGCAGCCCTTCCAGGCAGCAGAGATCAAGCAGTAGTGAACTTCTAGCTATGAAACTCATGTCATCAC CTGAGCTTTCTTCAATCGCAGACAGTGATACTTTGAAAGCTATGGTGAAGTCCTTGGCACCAGCACTGCTGGCTGAACTAGCAAAGAAGAAAAGCAGTTCCACAGTTTCCTCATCAAAGGgaagtagcagcagcagcaggcggTCTCCCCCTCCAAAGAAAACCGAATACTCTAGCACAAGCAGAACCTCCACTTCAAAGTCCCACAGCACTTCGAAG CCTAATCCCAAATATGCGCCAGGCACCTCCTGTTTACTGAGGCTCCTCGGTCTTCCTATTGGGACTACAAGCAAAGATCTGACTGACGCCATTGAACCTTTTGGCAAGATTTATACCGCCATCCTCCTCAAGGCTATTAGAGAG gccTCTGTCTGTATGGAGAGGGAGGAGGATGCCAGAGCTTTGCTCAATTGTAAGAACTTGACAATTCATGGGCAAGTCATTAAGGTCTGCATGGAGAag GATGCTGAAActggaagaaaatatattaagcCTGAAAAAGTTTTCAAGAA AAAAGAAGCGACTATAACAAAACCAATTCAGATACCGAAAGGAAAAGCTGCAAACGTAGTTAAGGTACCTCAGCCAGCTAAAGCAAAAGAGGTGACCGGTTTCAAGCCAACTCAAGCAACTAAGGGAAAACCAACAGAGATGAAAAAGACAGTGCCTGCAGCTAAACCTAAACCTCCTGCCAAGGTTCCAG cAGAAACAGCAGTTGCCAAGAAGGTTGTAAAGAAG GAAATACCCTGGAGAAAAAATATAGTGGAAATTACAAACCTTCCAGAGGCAGGGGTTACTGAAGAAGAACTCACCAACCTTGCTAAACCTTATGGCTTCACTGAAACTCCTGTCATAGCAATCACCCAACAAAGG GCCTATCTGCAGATGCCCAACACAGAGGCAGCTGAAAAAATGGTGAAGACCTTTTCTGAGACCCCAGCTAAAGTGAAAGAGAAAGAGATAACCGTAAAGATGATGATGCAACCCATTGATTTGAACTACACT GAATCAGTTTTCAGAGTGCTCATGGGCATGGAGAAATCACCA GAAATTATGACTTTACCAGAACGGCTTCTCATTGTTGGCAATGTGCCAAAAGCGCTTGGGCCAGTCAAGGAAGTAGAAACTGTAGTCAAGCGTTATGGTATCTTCAAGAAGGTTTTACACCTTAATGGCAGG GTGATTTTTGAAATGGAAAATGCTGCAAGTGCTCGAGCAATCTTCATCCGCTTCGTAAAGTTTCGTTGTACACTCCAGGACAAGGTTCTTTCCTTCCAACTAGCCAAACCGCTCAAG ctgAAAAAGAAGCCGGATGCAAAAGG GGCAAAACCTCCTGCTAAACCACCTGCAAAACCTAATACTGTCAAAGTTCAAAAACCAGTGGCTGCAGCTCCTGCTGAATCAGCTGTCAAAAAAGATGAAAAACCTTCAGCCGCAGCTAAAACTGTTGCGCCTAAAGAAGAGGACAGTATTGTTATTAGCGATAATGAAGTAATTTTGATTGAAAGTGATGATGAAGAAAAGCTTAAAGCTAAAACAACTGCTGCTAAACTCACGGAGGCTACTAAAGACAGTGCAGTTGCTAATGCTAACACAGCAGCTTCTGAGAATAAAGTGGAATTAAACACCCAAGATACTAAAGAATCCATCACAGTCACCCCGGATGCTGGATCTGTGAAAAAAGAGCTTGAAGCCGAGTCTTCAGTCACCAAGGTAGAACCTGAGACTATAAAGAAGGAGCTTGAAGTTGAATCCTCTGCTTCCACTTCTGAATCTGCCGCTGAATCTGTGAACAAGGAGCTTGAGGTTACAGAAACGACAGTTTCAGTTGAGTCTGGGAATGCAGACTGTCATGTGGAATCAGCTGTTCCTGCTTCAGAATCTGCCATTTCTGTTGAATCTGTGAATGGAGAACATAAAGAGGGATCCCCTGCATCTGCTATAGAGTCTGGAAAGGCAGATCTCGAAGTTAAATCTGCTTCAGAATCTGCAGTTTTAGTGGAGTCTGCAAAAGCAGAGCACGAATTGGTTTCTCCAGAATCTGCCATTCCAGTTGAGACCACTGAGCAGTCAGAGGCTGACTCTAAAAAAGATCAGGATGTCCCACAGGCTGAAGATGCTCCCAAAGAACCTTTATCTACATCTGTAGAAGGCAAAATTGAGGATGAAAAGTTAGCAGAAGATAGAGAAATGGAGCTTGGTACTTCAGGTGTAAGCAGTGAGGAAATGGCAGTAGAGCCCATGGAGACCCAGAGTACTGAAGAAACTGCCAAAGACACTGATGTCAAAGAGGATGACTGTAAACCACAGGAGCATATCATCGACAGCGAGGGCCAATCAAAGGAATTGACACCAACTGAAAATGTAGGGGCGGACATTAACCCTACAACCAAAGCTGGAGCTAATGCTGATGCATCTGACTCCATTCCAACCTCAGATCCCACCTCTGACCTGCCCTCCACTTCAAATCAAGCTTTCAGTAATTCAACTGTCCCAGTTACATGTGCCTCCGAGAGTCCTCATGTAGTGCCTGAGCCCTTCCTGGTAAATGACCAGTCTTTGGACTTTCCTCCAGTTACACAGGAGATACTGAAGGCTCTTGAATTAGCTGTCCATCAGTGTCGCTTACAGTCTTCATTAAAACGAGCTGAAGAGGAAGCCAAACAGAAGGCTGAGACGGAGAAAAAAGCTgcagaaaagaaaacaacaaaaggtCAGTCAGGCTCAAAAAAGCCTGCTCAGTCCACCAAGAAAGCCACTCCAGCTCAAGCTAAAAAGATGCAAGCAGAAAAGGAGAAAAAGTCTCAAAGCTCTGGTTCCAAAGGCAAGACTACTGACACCTCTTCTCCAGAGAAAGAGAGCTCTTCTAGGTATAGGACCAGAGGTAATTCTGATGAGGAGGGTACTACTCGCAGACGTGGAGGATCCTCTGGGGGTTCCTCCTTGAGGAGCAGACGGGAATCCAGCCCTCCATCAAAGCGAACAAGAGGGCATGATGTTGATTCCAGG agacCCTCGAGGACTCACTCAAGAACAAGGGCATCTGTAAAG GAAAAAGAAGACGAGTCCTTTTCATTTAACTTTGATGAGTTTGTGACAGTTGATGAAGTAGGGGATGATGCTGAGGACATTGTGGCCTCAACAGCAGAGTCTTCTGCCATGGATGAGAATATCAAAGATGAACCCGATCCTCATACTCTTACTGCACAGTCAGAGGCAGATAAACCCAAACCAACGGATAGCGTTGTACCTTCTGAGACAAGTAATTCTGAAATTAATGCATGTGTGGAAGAATTGGAAGCCAAGGCTGAAGAAACCACACAGGTTGATGTTGATATTGCAGAGGAGCAGGAGTCTCCAGAAGATAGCTCTGATAAACCACTGGAAACGGACATtcaatgtaaaacagaaaaaccTTGTACTGTCACAGAAACCTCCTCTGCAGAGACCAACACCAATGATGAGTCCCTTTCAGCTATTAAAGAAACTTCTGGCATTGAAACATTGGATGAATTAGAACCAAGCCATGCTGTTTCTTCTACACAGAAGGAAGGATCCCCTCCACGTTCTGCAGAAACGCCAGAAAAATTAGAAGACGACCACTCCGAGCAGCCTGAAAACTCTGCCCCTGAGATGGAGAATAAAAAAGAGGCAGCTGACCAGACCCCTGAACTTCCATGCCATGATTCTTTGGTCACTCTTGATGAGGTCAGTGAGGGTGAGGAAGATTTTATTTATGAAACAAATGAGGAACAGCTTTTAAAGGCAGATGAATTGCCTGAGACGCTTCTAACAGTTGATGAGGTTGGAGATGATGAAACTGGGATTGAAGAATACCAGCTGGAGAAAGACCTTCAAGGCCTGGTCACACTGGATGAGGTTGTTGATGAAGAGGAGTTTGATCCAGAG ACTCTGGTAACCTTGGATGAGGCCAAAGGAGATGATGAGGAATTGGAGCAGAGTGAATCTATGCCTACCAGTCCTAGGACTACAACGCCGATCATACCAGAGGAACCTGTGAAATCACCAAGACAAGAAGATGATGCTTCTTACCTTGAGGAGCTCCGCAAGATGAACTTCGTAACTGTAGATGAAGTtggagaggaggaggaagaggagcagCCACCTTGTGAAGAAGTCAAAGAGGAGAAGCCAGTAAAGAAGAGAGCTACAAGGGGCAGAAAGAGGGCTCGTCAGACCCCAG TGAGACGTTCCACAAGAGGAAAAAGAGGGAGCGCAAAGGTTGTAGAAGAgcctgaagaagaagaagaacctGAGGCAACAGCTGAACCTGAACCAGTGCCAGAGGCTACCATAGTTGAGAGTCCTCCTGCAGCTGTAGAATCTGTGGCTCTTGATGTTCAACCAGAACAACAAAAGGCTGAAGACATGATGGTTACAGATTCATTGACTGCAGAGGTATCAGAAGAGGATATGATTAAATCTAAGGATGATGTCGGCTCCACAAAGTCAGAAACGGATACTCCTGACACAGCAGATTCTAATAAAAAACCCACAATTAAAG AAGAGTCCAAGGAACGGCGTGAGATTGACCCAGTAGAGGAACCCGAAGCCAAGAGGTCCCGCTCCCAGTCCCCTCTTATTGAAGACTTCACTATGCCCCCGTTCAACCCAGACAACCCCATTG GTATTGATTTTGTGATTCCCAGGACCGGTTTCTTCTGCAAACTTTGCTCTTTGTTCTACGTCAACGAGGATACAGCTAAGAAAAGTCACTGTAGTAGTTTAAAGCATTACCAGAACATGGAG AAATACTATAAGAAGCAGAAGTCTCAGCAGCAGCAGGGTGGCTCTTCATCACAGTCAGCAGCCAGTCAAGGTTCAGCATCTGAATAG